Proteins encoded in a region of the Vicia villosa cultivar HV-30 ecotype Madison, WI linkage group LG5, Vvil1.0, whole genome shotgun sequence genome:
- the LOC131601550 gene encoding protein transport protein Sec61 subunit beta-like has product MALGGGNPQRGSAAATASMRRRKTAGGGASGGAAGTMLQFYTDDAPGLKISPNVVLVMSIGFIAFVAVLHVMGKLYFREA; this is encoded by the coding sequence ATGGCTTTAGGTGGAGGAAATCCCCAAAGAGGAAGTGCAGCGGCTACCGCAAGCATGAGGAGAAGGAAAACAGCAGGTGGTGGAGCCTCAGGAGGAGCAGCTGGAACTATGCTTCAATTTTACACTGATGATGCTCCTGGACTCAAAATCTCCCCTAATGTAGTACTTGTGATGAGCATTGGTTTCATAGCTTTTGTTGCTGTTCTTCATGTGATGGGCAAACTGTATTTCAGAGAGGCTTAA
- the LOC131601549 gene encoding leucine-rich repeat receptor-like protein kinase PXC2, whose amino-acid sequence MQAQFIIIILSLFLVLFVPFQVISLYQPFNEDMLGLIVFKSGLEDPKNKLSSWNEDDYSPCNWEGVKCDPITNRVSSLVLDGFSLSGHIGKSLMKLQFLQILSLSRNNFTGKINHDLLVTLWNLKVVDLSENSLSGTIPDELFQQCWSLRVLSFAKNNLTGKIPESLSSCYSLASLNFSSNQLNGELHSGMWFLKELQSLDLSNNFLKGEIPEGVQNLYDLRELRLGRNFFTGRIPENIGNCLLLKMIDFGDNLLTDEIPESIQRLTSCTLLNLQGNFLNGSIPHWIGELNNLEILDLSSNRFLGSIPSGIGGLRSLQVLNLSTNNIFGSIPASIKELKSLYVLDLSDNKLNGSIPLEIEGTVSLIELKLQRNLLGGRIPVQIAKCSALKSLNLAHNNLIGSIPATIANLTNLQSADLSWNKLSGTLPKKLTNLTHLSSFNVSYNHLQGELPIGGFFNTITPSFVHGNPLLCGSVVNHSCDRSYHPKPIVLNPNSNYNSSRTSLQNHHHKIMLSISVFIAIGAAVSIVVGVVAVTVLNIHVRSSVSHSGSPFGLSGGEDNSFLPEKDPKCGKFVMINGDDVEFSDEVNNLLKEGNEIGRGGFGVVYCVVLRDQNFVAIKKLLGSSMTKSQEEFEREVQKLGKIRHQNLVGLEGYYWNSSFQLIIYEYFSRGSLHKLLHDDDDQSKIEFSWRARFKVILGIAKGLAYLHQMNIIHYNLKSTNVFIDICDEPKIGDFSLVNLLPILDHCVLSSKIQSALGYTAPEFACRTVNITEKCDVYGFGILVLEIVSGKRPVEYMEDDVVVLCDMVRSSLEDGKVEQCIDEKLVGYFSPEEAIPVIKLGLVCASQVPSSRPDMANVVNILETIQCSSEGQQEEIQ is encoded by the exons ATGCAAGctcaattcatcatcatcatcctttcTTTGTTTCTTGTTCTTTTTGTTCCATTCCAAGTGATCTCACTATACCAACCTTTCAATGAAGATATGCTAGGATTGATAGTGTTCAAATCAGGTCTAGAAGATCCAAAAAACAAACTTTCTTCTTGGAATGAAGATGATTATAGTCCTTGCAATTGGGAAGGTGTAAAATGTGACCCTATAACAAATAGAGTTTCTTCTCTTGTTCTTGATGGATTCTCTCTTTCGGGCCATATCGGTAAGAGTCTTATGAAGCTGCAGTTCCTTCAAATTCTTTCACTTTCTAGGAACAACTTCACTGGAAAAATAAACCATGATCTTCTTGTCACACTTTGGAATCTAAAAGTTGTTGATTTGAGTGAAAATAGTCTCTCGGGAACTATTCCGGACGAGCTTTTTCAACAATGTTGGTCGTTAAGAGTCTTATCGTTTGCGAAAAACAATCTAACAGGTAAGATTCCCGAGTCTTTGAGCTCGTGCTACTCGTTAGCAAGTTTGAACTTTTCGTCTAATCAATTGAATGGTGAGTTACATTCGGGAATGTGGTTTTTGAAGGAGCTTCAATCGCTTGATCTCTCGAATAATTTTCTTAAAGGTGAAATTCCTGAAGGAGTTCAAAATCTATATGATTTGAGAGAGTTAAGGCTAGGGCGGAATTTTTTCACCGGTAGGATTCCGGAGAATATAGGAAACTGTTTGCTCTTGAAGATGATCGATTTCGGTGATAATCTTCTAACCGATGAAATTCCGGAGTCGATACAAAGACTCACTTCATGCACATTGTTAAACTTGCAAGGGAATTTTCTCAATGGAAGCATTCCACATTGGATCGGCGAATTGAACAatcttgagatattggatcttTCTTCTAATAGATTTTTGGGTTCGATTCCGTCTGGGATCGGAGGTCTTAGAAGTTTGCAAGTTTTGAACTTATCTACAAACAATATCTTTGGTTCGATTCCGGCGAGTATTAAAGAGCTTAAATCTTTGTATGTTCTTGACTTAAGTGATAACAAGCTGAATGGAAGCATTCCTCTAGAAATAGAAGGAACAGTTTCACTTATTGAATTGAAGCTTCAAAGGAATTTGTTAGGTGGAAGAATTCCAGTTCAAATTGCAAAATGTTCAGCTCTAAAATCTTT GAATCTTGCACACAACAATCTTATTGGATCAATCCCTGCAACAATTGCAAACCTAACAAATCTTCAATCTGCAGATTTGTCATGGAACAAACTCTCCGGAACTTTACCGAAAAAGCTCACAAATCTTACACATCTTTCCTCATTCAATGTTTCATATAACCATCTTCAAGGTGAATTACCAATTGGTGGATTCTTCAACACAATCACTCCTTCATTTGTTCATGGAAATCCATTGTTGTGTGGTTCTGTTGTTAACCACTCATGCGATCGATCTTATCATCCGAAACCTATTGTTTTGAACCCTAATTCAAATTACAACAGTTCAAGAACTTCTTTACAAAACCATCATCATAAGATAATGCTTAGTATATCGGTTTTTATTGCTATTGGTGCGGCGGTTTctattgttgttggtgttgttgctgTTACGGTTTTGAATATCCATGTTAGGTCTTCGGTTTCACATTCTGGTTCTCCGTTTGGATTATCCGGTGGTGAGGATAATAGTTTTTTGCCAGAAAAAGATCCAAAATGCGGAAAATTCGTGATGATTAATGGTGATGATGTTGAGTTTTCCGATGAGGTGAACAATCTTCTTAAAGAAGGTAATGAAATTGGCCGCGGTGGATTTGGAGTTGTTTATTGTGTTGTCCTTCGAGATCAGAATTTTGTTGCGATCAAGAAGCTTTTAGGTTCGAGTATGACAAAATCACAAGAAGAATTTGAGCGAGAAGTTCAAAAGCTTGGTAAGATTAGGCATCAAAATCTTGTGGGACTTGAAGGCTACTATTGGAATTCATCTTTTCAGCTTATAATTTATGAGTATTTTTCTAGAGGGAGTTTGCATAAGCTTctacatgatgatgatgatcaaagCAAAATTGAGTTTTCTTGGAGAGCAAGATTCAAGGTTATTTTAGGAATAGCAAAAGGTTTGGCCTATTTACATCAAATGAACATAATCCATTATAACCTAAAATCTACTAATGTTTTTATCGATATTTGTGACGAACCGAAAATCGGAGACTTCAGTTTGGTGAATCTATTACCAATTCTCGACCATTGTGTTTTGAGCAGCAAAATTCAAAGTGCGCTAGGGTACACGGCCCCTGAGTTTGCGTGTCGCACGGTTAACATAACGGAAAAGTGCGACGTATATGGTTTTGGAATTTTGGTTCTAGAAATCGTGAGTGGAAAAAGACCTGTGGAATATATGGAGGACGACGTCGTTGTTCTATGTGATATGGTGAGAAGTTCGTTGGAAGATGGGAAAGTTGAACAATGTATCGATGAGAAACTTGTTGGTTACTTTTCGCCCGAGGAGGCGATTCCTGTGATTAAATTGGGATTGGTTTGTGCGTCGCAAGTGCCTTCAAGTCGTCCTGATATGGCTAATGTTGTTAACATATTAGAGACGATACAATGTTCTTCAGAAGGACAACAAGAGGAAATACAGTGA